The segment CTCCCTCAGGAGAGCTCCCAGTCCCCCCTTTTTTCCAGCAGTTTGGATGTGACAGACATCTCAGCTTAACTTGTCCTATGTCCCCAGAGCCCACCCGCCCCCAGGCCTCCCGGTCAGGTGCTCAGACCAAATCCCTGGGTCACTCTGAACTTAGTCCACCAGAACCCAAACACGTCTCATGGTCCACTGCCAACTCCTGGTGGTGCCACCACCGGGCTGACACCCTTGCCTCATCGAGTACCACGGCTCTCGGGGCACGACCCAGGCATGGTGAGGCATCAGCGTGCCCACAGGAGGGCCGTGGTCAGGTCAAAGCGTGCAGGGCCTGGGGTGAGGTCCCCACAGGAGTGTGGGCCTCGAGCAGAAGCAGTCATTCCCAGCTTCTCTTCGTTGGGGGTTATCTCTGGAggcagcctggcctggcccccaCACAGATCTAATGACAACTTAGACCTCTGTGGGTGTCCTTGTGCGTGGACCATGGACCAGGCCAGGTGAGCTGGGCAGGCGGCCCCGAGCCCTCACTGGCTTCCTAGCCACAGGTGTGGCTGGCAAACCATGAGGAGCCCAGGGGTCTGGGACACAGAGCCTTATGGCCAGACCCTCAGGGTGCACAGGCATCCCCAGGTGTCTCAAAGATGGGACCTTCCTGGGCCCATGGCCAGAGAGCCCCGCAACTGCTTGTTTTTGCAGCCCCTGAACTATGGAGTCAGAGTTCACAGGGGGCAGGGTCCCCCTGGAAGTCAGGGTTTACAGGGCAAGGCAGGGCTTCTCATGtgcccccttctcttcctcagcCCTCAGGCTCCTCCGATTTCCATCTTCCTCAGAGACCCCAGGGCCCAGTGATGGCAGCAGCAGGGCTCCTGCCGCCGCCGGCAAGACCGCAGGTGAGCGGCCCCTGAGGCCTGTGCAGCAGCCCTGCATTCCTCATGGTCCTCCTGTGCCCTCGGCTCCCAGGGCAGCCCAAGTGTCACGGTGGCCCCTTCCTGTTGACCCTTGACTCTCAGGGTGCATCCCCCCATCCCAGGGCgtcccccacccacctccacgCTGCATGCACCCACTCTGTCTCAGATGTGGAGACTTACTCCAACCAGCAGCAGCCCCTGTCATTGCAGGCTGAGGTGACCTTCGAGGACGTGGCTGTGCTCCTCTCCCAGGAAGAGTGGGACCGCCTGGGCCCTGCTCAGCGCGGCCTCTACCGACACGTGATGATGGAGACCTACGGGAACGTGGTCTCGCTGGGTATGGCCTCTCGGCAGGCgttgtctgtgtctgtgtgccaAGCCAGGGGCCATAGGGTGGGGGCCTCAGGGTCACCTCCTGGGTGCTCAGCTCCAGAGGGAGTTCAGTACTGGCTGTCTCATGCCCGCAGGCCCTTGGGTGGGGTGTGGGTCCTCACCGATGTTGTGTAGACAAAAGGACTTTCCTCCCCACGAGCAGGACTTCCAGGATCCAAGCCCAGCATAATCTCCCAGCTGGAGCGAGGGGAAGAGCCGTGGGTGCTGGACGGGCAGGGGACTGAGAAGAGCAGGGGCCCAGGCAGTAGCCACTCAGGTGAGTGAGAGGAACAGGCTCTCCTTCACCGAGAGCTGAGCAGGTCCTGGTGGTTGTGGGCACTGACGGGAGACAGCAGGAGTGGCTTCCACCGCGGGCTTCTCCCAGCAAAGGAGCCTGCAGGTGGGGTGGTGCTGAGCCAAGCAGAGGCCGAGTGCAGGAAGTCCATACGGAGGTGAGTACAGAGGGCAGTGAGCTGGGCATGCATAGGAAGGGCGAGGGAGAGAGTACCCATGTGGTGATCCCCCTGCCAGGTCCCTGGTCCCTGTCCTTATGGGAAATTCAGATTTCGAGGGTTCCCGGGTTGATTCAGAAAAGAACGAATGAAGCATCCTAAGTGTAGAAGGGAAGTTTCTCAACCTGATACTTAGAGTGAGGGCTGAAGGCGTGTGTGTGAGATGAAGACCCAGACCAGGGAGCCACCATCCCTGTATCTGTATAGCATTGTCCTGGgggtcccacacacaaaataaggcaagataaacaaacaaaacgaaacaaaacaaaacaagaaaactaaagctGTAAGAATTGGAAAgagtgggctggccccgtggccgagtggttaagttcacgcactccgctgcaggcagcccagtgtttcgtcagttcgaatcctgggcgcggacatggcactgctcatcaaaccacactgaggcagcgtcccacatgccacaactagaaggacctacaacgaagaatatacaactatgtaccgtggggctttggggagaaaaaggaaaaaaataaaatctttaccaaaaaaaaaaaaaaaaagaattggaaagaaagaagaaaagtgttgTTTGCAGTTCATATGATTGTCTGCTTGGACAAACATTGCTTAGAATTCACCAGAGTTTACCAGTTGgctggatacaaaatcagttttatttctatttgtcgGCACAAaggtgtgatttcttttttccagttttattgagatataattggcatacagcACCATATAAGTTTAAGTTTACAGTGTAATGATATAACTTACATATATTATGAAacaattaccacaataagtttagttaacatccaccatctcatatagacacaaaaaaagaaacaaaaaagttgttttaaaaggtgtgatttttaaaaagataacatttacAACAATATCAGAGATATAAAGTATCCAGTAATTAATGTAACAGAAGATGTGCAAGACcattatggagaaaattataaacaggAAGATGACGGCAGATACGTCCAACCCTGAAGGTGGTGTTCAGCAGTTGCTTTAGGCGGAGATGTGCAATGAAGGAGGATGACATCTAAGTCTGGGGAGAACCTCCGTCAGCCTGTCCTGCAGGACGTGGCCCCCTCCGGGTGTGTGGGGGATGCCTTGGCACCACCCTGTGGCTGATCGGCTTCACAGTCTCAGACGTGGCACTCTCCCCCTTGTTTCTAGGGACTATGTGGACAGGGCACCAGGTGTTACAGACAGCCCACCTCTTACCTGCAAAATCAGATATCCTCAGAGAAACAATGAATGCGCCAGTCTCAGAGGAACTCAGTTTCCCAGTGAATAGTAAAAAAAGACAGCATTGTGTTGTAGAAATCTCGCCGAGGACTTTAAACTGTTTGCTGACTGAAGCCATGGTGTGCAAGGAAACACAGATCTGCTGCCAAACCATACCTGGCTCCCTGGGCTGGCTGTGGGCTCACCTAATCGAGCTGAGATGAGTGCCCTTCAGATTTGATGCCAAAGAGATTATGAAATTCTCCAAGAGCACAGTGGGTTGGAGATGAGAGACTTTTGTACAGAAGTTCCTGGTTACTCTGCCCCATGCATAGGCCTTGGAGGCTCAGGGCACTGAGAGAAGGATGTGCATGGAGCAGAGCAGCCTGCTGTGGCCTGGGGCACTGCCACGGGCACTGGAgcaaggaggagcaggaagggctgCACAGCTTGCGGCTTTGCCCTCTGCAGGATGGATAAGCTGTGAGAACTGCCCTGCCCTGCTGTTGTTAACTCAGTGAATTGCACTTACATGTTGTAACAGCAAATGAAAggatttttccacttttaagaCAAGTGTTTTGTTGTCTCTTCAACTCTCTGTTCCTTTTGCAGACAGCCTCAAATGTGACCACGTGACAGCTTGTATGCAACAAGACAGTTCATCCTGTCCATGGGGTAAGTGTATGTCTGATCTTTTTAATCCAGTACAGTCCCTGAAGGTGTTAACGCTCGTGATTTACAGAATGTAGAGGTTCCTGGGGCGCTCTGATGCAGAACATGTGTTCTCATCATACAGCACATGCAGTCTCTGCAAAACTTTGGGGaggggttttttaaattaaaaatttgtttcactggaattgcttttttctctttatttgtcttGTTATACTTAAAACATTCTTCCGTACCTTGTACTTGAAACAACGGCTGAAGCCATCATTCTGAAAGCGAGGGGCTCTTTGCTCATAGCCAGCTCCTGCAAGCATGGATGAGAAGTGGCCTGTCACTGGCGTTCACAGCAGCTTGAGTCTGTCTGTGAGCATGAACGTTTGGTCATACGTTGCTTTTATGCCATGGATGATTGAGTGAGTTAACTTCTCCACAATTAGTTTACTTGTTTACTGCTAAAGTCATCTTACTCATCTTGTTACTTTGGCATCAGGCCAGAAGCCGCCCACCCATTCAGGAAGCTTCcaacaatagaaataatattttttaatgtaaatgagtAATTATTTATTTGGCCCATCAGCCTTATTTTGTGAAAATGAGGCTTAgaagttgaaaaataaagaattaaactTGTTTACCAGTTGAAAAAACACATACtataacttcttaaaaataagttACGTAAAAATCTTATTAAGCAGATGACAGTGAactcagatattttttaatgaagaaccTGAAGAATACTGTTACCATTTATCAATATAGTACACACTTAGTAAATAAATTGCTTTGAAGAGaataaaagatacagaaaaaccCGATAAGAAAAGTAGGCACAAAACTTGAACAAGTTCTGTTAGAAGTGGAAAACAGGGCcagtaaaaagtgaaaacatcCTCAGCCTCATTATTCATCAGCAAAGTGGAAATCAAAACCATGTTCACCTTcagaatggagaaaatggaaagatccAACAATACCAAGTGGGAGTGAGGGTGCAGAGCAGCAGAcgggtgtgtgtgcacacgctcactttggaaaacagtgggGTGTTATCTCATGAAGCTGAAAATAGGAGTCCCCATGTTAAATACTTCCGCTCCCTTGTGCAGACAGTAAGGACGTTTGTGTGGAAGCACCAGGAATCATAGGCTTCATGAcaggaaaaactggaaacaacccaaatgtccatcagcagtaGAACAGACAGATAAATACGGTGTTTTAATATAACAGAACATATCACAGTGCTTCCTAATAAAGAACCCCAGAATGAGACACTTACCACCTGATTCTGGCAGGAAGGGACCACCCTAGGCCCCCGTCTTGGGGCCGCCTCTTCAGGTCTTTGAACATGGAGGAGCAGAGCAGAATGTGGGTTCCCCGAGCTGGAAATGCCCAGTTCTTACCCAGACAAACCAGTCATATCAGTTATTCTCGCCctggagaggagggggaagaagCAGTCACCACACGCGCACTCTGATGCTGTCCTAACAGGAGATCTCTTGGTATCTCTGTGTCAGCGTTTGTAAAACTCCCCTCAAAGGGCTGCTGGCCCCCCAGCACCTGTCATAGGCCCTGAGCGTGTTGTTTGACAAGAGAGAGAATTCCCTCCTTGGATCTTCCTCTGCCCACAGGGCTTCCCATTCTAGAGTATCACTCAAGGACAACATGGTCTTTAACCGTCCCCACAAGACCTTGGGAAGCTAGAGGCGGCAGCATGGTGGGTGGAGTTGGCATTCTCAGCTGCAGGGCTTAGATTGGACACCAGGAGAGTTCACAGGGAGGCCTGGCTGCGTCTGTCTTCCAGGAGGAAGAATGTCCTGTCATTTGGAGTCGGCCTCTGGCCCCTAGCAGCCCTGACTGGGGCCAGCTCCACCTGTTGAGTGTCCTCAGTGAAGGTCACTGAGCACAGCCTCTCCTCCCAGAACATGCCTGTTCCCCTTGTAAAGTCTTGGTCTCTGAGTGGCATCTTGTCGTCTCAATGGCTTGGTCTCCAAGATTTAAAAAACTTGTCCTCAGCACCTGCTGCTCTCCTCCACTCACACAGTCAGCCCCCAGAGCCCTGACCTAATGGTAGAAATGTCTATCCCAGCCTTCTCGGCCATGTTCACTGCTGCGCCTCAGGCCTCGTCTCCAGCCTAGACTTGGCGGGGTTCCCATCGTGTGTCTCTCGTCTTGCCCCTAGTGCTTTCTGCACAAAGAGGACGTTACGGCCTCCCATGTACATGTCTGTTGGACCCGGACATGAGAACCCACACAtctccccacctgccccacaCTAGGCTTCGCTGTCTGTGTTGCTGTCTGCTGGACAGGGCTCCCCACAGTTGTAGGTGTGGTCCCGAATTTATTCCTGCTCCAGTGGCTTCTGGAAGCTTGGTGCACAGGAGGActccagggagggcagggctcaGGCAGTGATGGGCTGTCACCCCACTGCTGTGTGCCATATGTGCACCTCACACATGGAAATGACCTCAGACTAGAGTTTGCACCTTACACTGCACTGTCAGCCTGAGCACGTTTCTAGTTGTATGATGTGGTTTTTCTGCTCCTCTGCAACTGACACAGCCATGTGCGTTCAGGGACCAGGTTCCCACCGGCCACCCCACTTCAGCAAAGCCACCTTCATGGTTCCACTTGCTTTCGAGTTTTGAGTGGATTAGCATTTGAGTTAATATTTTCACTTTGGATTTGTTTCAGAATGTGAAAACAAGGCAGAGAACCAAAATAGAGACTTGAGTCTTAAGCCATTCATTTCAGAGGAAATATCAATGATTCTGGGGAAAACACCCACAATGTGGGTTGATCAAGGAAATTATGAATCTGAGCGGAGCTTCTGCCTGAGTCCAAGCCCTGTTGGCCCCACCCAAGTTCAGGTCCTGAGCCAGAGCGTGGCTGTCACTCAGCATCAAGCCGCTCCTAACGGGGAGAGACCCTACAAGTGCATGGAGTGTGGAAAATGCTTTGGCCGGAGCTCCCATCTCCTCCAGCATCAGAGaacccacactggagagaagccctatgtgtgtggtgtgtgtgggaaggccttcagccAGAGCTCGGTCCTCAGTAAACACAGGAGGATCCACACGGGGGAGAAGCCCTACGagtgtaatgaatgtggaaagTCCTTCCGCGTGAGCTCGGATCTTGCTCAGCATCATAAAATACACACGGGGGAGAAGCCGCACGAGTGTCTTGAGTGCCGGAAGGCCTTTACTCAGCTCTCACACCTCATCCAGCACCAGCGGATCCACACCGGAGAAAGGCCGTACGTGTGCCCGCTGTGCGGGAAGGCGTTCAACCACAGCACGGTCCTGCGCAGCCACCAGCGGGTGCACACCGGCGAGAAGCCGCACGAGTGCGCGGAGTGCGGGCGCGCCTTCAGCGTGAAGAGGACGCTCCTGCAGCACCAGCGGGTGCACACGGGCGAGAAGCCGTACACGTGCAGCGAGTGCGGGCGCGCCTTCAGCGACCGCTCCGTGCTCATCCAGCACCACAACGTGCACTCCGGGGAGAAGCCCTACGAGTGCGGCGAGTGCGGCAAGGCCTTCAGCCACCGCTCCACGCTGATGAACCACGAGCGCATCCACACGGAGGAGAAGCCCTACGGCTGCTACGCCTGCGGCAAGGCCTTCGTGCAGCACTCGCACCTGATCCAGCACCAGCGGGTGCACACCGGCGAGAAGCCCTACGTGTGCGGCGAGTGCGGGCACGCCTTCAGCGCCCGCCGCTCTCTGGTGCAGCACGAGCGGATCCACACGGGCGAGCGGCCCTTCCGCTGCTCGCAGTGCGGCAAGGCCTTCAGCCTGAAGGCCACGCTGATCGTGCACCTGCGGACGCACACGGGCGAGCGGCCCTACGAGTGCGGCCGCTGCGGCAAGGCCTTCAGCCAGTACTCGGTGCTCATCCAGCACCAGAGGATCCACACGGGCGAGCGGCCCTACGAGTGCGGCGAGTGCGGGCGCGCCTTCAACCAGCACGGGCACCTGATCCAGCACCAGAAGGTGCACCGGCGGCTGTGAGCTCCGCGCGGCGCGGCCTGGCAGCTCGGCGGGGGCCCCCGGAAACTCAGTGTCACCGAGTGACTCCGGAGAGAAGCCGGGCGAAGCTGCAGGAGACGCCCGTTTCATCCTTCTCCACGGCTCCAAGTTGCGCAGGAGAGGAATCACACAGCTGTGGGTTTTGTAAAGACACCATAATTCTTTAACGTTAGACAGTGTATTTGAACTGAGAAACTAAAGGAAGCTAAGGCATAGGATTACTGTCGCAATAAAACTTTCTGACATTCCaaataaccttttttttcttagagtattGCGTGCCTTCCCTAAATACAATGATTATTCTAGTTGAAATTAGAAAGTTGGACTATTTTCAATATTCTGTTAAAGCACTAAAGTGCTGtgtggataaaatatttttaaaaagattgtcaTCAAGTATCATGTAGTATGGCTGGAAATCTTAAGTGTGTGGAACTACCTGTTTGGTATGCAAAGGAAAAAGTCTAGAGGTTAATTCGTGAGAAATGATGTAAATTTAGAAAACCCTTATCTAGTGCTTTAACTTTATTCACGATCAGAAGGGATGTCCTAACTTTTTAGTGAAAATTCAACTCAAAAGTGGATCTTTTCCTCAAAACCCACCCTCATGATACAGAATCTGTGGCCCCATAATCATGGGATGTCTGGGGCCTCTGGGCTCCAACTGGACATAGGAGGGGGGCTCTGATCTCAGGGCCCAGACTCCACAGTTGCTACACCAAGCGGGTGCCTCTTTACACAGtaatggtgtttttaaaaaaaaagttactaaaaaGTTCTTTCgtgcataattttaaaacataaaattctcaAATTCAAATAGCTCTTTTCACTGTCTCTAATATCACTATTCCTGTGTTtgaggggttttttgttttgtttcatttttttactcCCGGTTCCAAGATAGTCTAGTATCCCATTGTCATGTACTGTGATGCATCTGGTTTAGtcataattttagttattttctctttcttgtgaaAACGTTATCAGCGTCTCAGGAAAAAGTGAGCGCTAGGGCATTGATCCTTAAGGCCACAGCCGTGCACGGTGACGCAGATAAAACCTTGTTCTCACTTCTGCAGACAGCGGTGAGACAAGGTCACTGGATGTCATCACAGAGGAGACGAGGTCACTGTGTGTTACTTCTGAGAGGAGATGAGGTCACTGGGTGTCACATCCCAGAGGAGACGAGGTCACTGGGTGTTACTTCTGAGAGGAGANNNNNNNNNNGCGCCGCAGAGCAGCTGTGATCAAGGCTTACTTCAGAGGAGCTGACATCACTGAAGTGGACTCCCTGAGGAGTCATTTTAGAGAGGAGAAGAGCTCATGGAGGTGCCGCCACACTGGAGCTGGGTCACACGGCTGTGACTTCAGGGCTGGAGCAAGTGTCTGTGGTGATGCTTTAGGAAGGCTGAGACCATGAGGTGACCGGGTAGAGAGGCTGAGATCACTGGGCTACTGAGAGAAGCATGGATCACTGAGGAGTGACTGCAGAGAGGAGGTGAGATCACGCAGGTGTTAGTACAGAGAGGAGCTGCGGCCACATTTCGCACCCCCGTTGGCTGGGTCCACAGCTGGCACGCGGCCTGGAGCCCAGCGCTGCTCGGCACGATTCCTAATCATGGGGAGGAGTTAGAGTAAGAAACAGTCATGTTCCAGTCCGGATGAAAACAAGAGTTCAATTAAACTCAATGTCCAGAAATACTGTTTGGAAAGACGCTCTCTGTGTATCACAGGACAACTCAAGGCACACAGTACACGTCATGCTGGATTGCTAAGTCCGCCAGAGAACCTGGGGTTTTCGGGAACATCTTTCCAAAATGTACAGTTTGCTTTCTTGCCTTCGTGAATGAAGTGTACTTGGTATCGTTCTGCCTTTTCTTGCTGTCAGCTGCCCATGACCCATTGGGGGGGGCGTGCAGGCTCGGGCATCCACGGAGCTGGGAGGTGAGCTCtagtgccccctccccagggaggaCCCCAAGGACACGCATTTTTGCCACTCACGTCCTCTCCAAGGAGCAGGAGGTAGCACATCACGTACTGGAACATATGGGCAGTCTGTCTTTTGTGGAAGAGGCCAAAATGATCTTTGGGGTCCCCCTCACCCTGATAACAGCCTTCTCGGCCATTACCTCCCACCTCTGACTTGTCGGCAGTACTCCAcacttattttggattttttattt is part of the Equus quagga isolate Etosha38 chromosome 16, UCLA_HA_Equagga_1.0, whole genome shotgun sequence genome and harbors:
- the ZNF250 gene encoding zinc finger protein 250 isoform X1; translation: MAAAGLLPPPARPQQPLSLQAEVTFEDVAVLLSQEEWDRLGPAQRGLYRHVMMETYGNVVSLGLPGSKPSIISQLERGEEPWVLDGQGTEKSRGPGSSHSDSLKCDHVTACMQQDSSSCPWECENKAENQNRDLSLKPFISEEISMILGKTPTMWVDQGNYESERSFCLSPSPVGPTQVQVLSQSVAVTQHQAAPNGERPYKCMECGKCFGRSSHLLQHQRTHTGEKPYVCGVCGKAFSQSSVLSKHRRIHTGEKPYECNECGKSFRVSSDLAQHHKIHTGEKPHECLECRKAFTQLSHLIQHQRIHTGERPYVCPLCGKAFNHSTVLRSHQRVHTGEKPHECAECGRAFSVKRTLLQHQRVHTGEKPYTCSECGRAFSDRSVLIQHHNVHSGEKPYECGECGKAFSHRSTLMNHERIHTEEKPYGCYACGKAFVQHSHLIQHQRVHTGEKPYVCGECGHAFSARRSLVQHERIHTGERPFRCSQCGKAFSLKATLIVHLRTHTGERPYECGRCGKAFSQYSVLIQHQRIHTGERPYECGECGRAFNQHGHLIQHQKVHRRL
- the ZNF250 gene encoding zinc finger protein 250 isoform X2 → MAAAGLLPPPARPQPLSLQAEVTFEDVAVLLSQEEWDRLGPAQRGLYRHVMMETYGNVVSLGLPGSKPSIISQLERGEEPWVLDGQGTEKSRGPGSSHSDSLKCDHVTACMQQDSSSCPWECENKAENQNRDLSLKPFISEEISMILGKTPTMWVDQGNYESERSFCLSPSPVGPTQVQVLSQSVAVTQHQAAPNGERPYKCMECGKCFGRSSHLLQHQRTHTGEKPYVCGVCGKAFSQSSVLSKHRRIHTGEKPYECNECGKSFRVSSDLAQHHKIHTGEKPHECLECRKAFTQLSHLIQHQRIHTGERPYVCPLCGKAFNHSTVLRSHQRVHTGEKPHECAECGRAFSVKRTLLQHQRVHTGEKPYTCSECGRAFSDRSVLIQHHNVHSGEKPYECGECGKAFSHRSTLMNHERIHTEEKPYGCYACGKAFVQHSHLIQHQRVHTGEKPYVCGECGHAFSARRSLVQHERIHTGERPFRCSQCGKAFSLKATLIVHLRTHTGERPYECGRCGKAFSQYSVLIQHQRIHTGERPYECGECGRAFNQHGHLIQHQKVHRRL
- the ZNF250 gene encoding zinc finger protein 250 isoform X3, with the translated sequence MAAAGLLPPPARPQAEVTFEDVAVLLSQEEWDRLGPAQRGLYRHVMMETYGNVVSLGLPGSKPSIISQLERGEEPWVLDGQGTEKSRGPGSSHSDSLKCDHVTACMQQDSSSCPWECENKAENQNRDLSLKPFISEEISMILGKTPTMWVDQGNYESERSFCLSPSPVGPTQVQVLSQSVAVTQHQAAPNGERPYKCMECGKCFGRSSHLLQHQRTHTGEKPYVCGVCGKAFSQSSVLSKHRRIHTGEKPYECNECGKSFRVSSDLAQHHKIHTGEKPHECLECRKAFTQLSHLIQHQRIHTGERPYVCPLCGKAFNHSTVLRSHQRVHTGEKPHECAECGRAFSVKRTLLQHQRVHTGEKPYTCSECGRAFSDRSVLIQHHNVHSGEKPYECGECGKAFSHRSTLMNHERIHTEEKPYGCYACGKAFVQHSHLIQHQRVHTGEKPYVCGECGHAFSARRSLVQHERIHTGERPFRCSQCGKAFSLKATLIVHLRTHTGERPYECGRCGKAFSQYSVLIQHQRIHTGERPYECGECGRAFNQHGHLIQHQKVHRRL